In Brassica napus cultivar Da-Ae unplaced genomic scaffold, Da-Ae ScsIHWf_1791;HRSCAF=2426, whole genome shotgun sequence, one genomic interval encodes:
- the LOC125598907 gene encoding uncharacterized protein LOC125598907 encodes MERREQDQVFGLLLTLDPPFNDVIKHMLRMPSLPSMEEVCAQLQKEEGSLGLFGSKGDLALANKAEEGAQANRAAYKTDERKYGDERRFGGNCDHCKKPGHKRSQCWILHPHLKPAKFNKDREARANLSTEAREAGPSGAGSSAQVGESAGKAMATHYTAAKSLEHEVIRKSDIDALIKALKESGY; translated from the exons atggagaggagggagcaggatcaggtgtttggattgctgtTGACTTTGGATCCTCcgttcaatgatgtgatcaaacacatgttgaggatgccaagtcttccatccatggaggaagtgtgtgcgcagcTCCAGAAGGAGGAAGGATCTCTTGGTCTCTTCggaagcaagggagacttagctctagccaacaaggctgaggaaggagcgcaagctaaccgtgcagcatacaagactgatgagaggaagtatggtgatgagaggaggtttggaggcaactgtgatcactgcaagaagccaggacacaagaggagccagtgctggatccttcatccccatctcaagccggccaagttcaacaaggatcgaGAAGCCAGAGCTAACCTGTCTACTGAAGCACGTGAAGCCGGTCCATCAGGAGCAGGCTCAAGTGCACAAGTGGGTGAAAGCGCAGGCAAGGCTATGGCAACTCACTACACGGCCgcaaagagtttggagcatgaagtgatccgcaaatctgacattgatgccctcatcaaagctcttaaggagtctg gatattga